The following are from one region of the Heliangelus exortis chromosome 2, bHelExo1.hap1, whole genome shotgun sequence genome:
- the NHLRC1 gene encoding E3 ubiquitin-protein ligase NHLRC1, producing MAAEDEAELNLLECRVCFERYGPDGQRRPQNLPCGHVLCRGCVGALGGPEGRRLECPFCRRAWGTAETSDCLPLLQLLEVLGPAGGTIPSAFGRRGGGGAAGTAAAGLGLRLSLGGWGSLVNPSGVSACRRSGRLAVVHDGEKRIHVFGPSGSCLQRFGERGETDDDVKYPLDVTVTSDGHVVVTDGGDRSVKAFDFEGRGVLAVREGFCLPWGLDATPENEVILTDSEAGALYRLTADFKKGKFKMCQMIWSQLTCPRGVAVSQTSGAIVVIEHLRAQGHIGSTRVKIFSAEMDLIGQVDSFGLSLVFPSKIHATAVAFDKDDHITVTDVYSQAVISLGKPEEFPIFNPLISYGLFYPVGLTYTANNSLAVLDSGDHSIKIYSST from the coding sequence ATGGCGGCGGAGGACGAGGCGGAGCTGAACTTATTGGAGTGCCGGGTGTGCTTCGAGCGGTACGGCCCCGACGGGCAGCGGCGGCCACAGAATCTGCCCTGCGGGCACGTCCTCTGCCGGGGCTGCGTGGGGGCACTGGGTGGCCCTGAGGGCCGGAGGTTGGAGTGTCCCTTCTGCCGGAGGGCCTGGGGCACGGCCGAGACCAGCGACTGTctgcccctgctgcagctgctggaggtgctgggccCCGCCGGAGGCACCATCCCCTCGGCTTTCGGGAGGAGAGGCGGCGGAGGGGCTGCCGGCACAGCCGCCGCGGGCCTCGGGCTCCGGCTGTCCCTGGGAGGGTGGGGGTCGCTGGTGAATCCCAGCGGAGTGTCGGCCTGCCGGAGGTCCGGGCGCTTGGCTGTGGTACATGATGGCGAGAAGAGGATCCACGTCTTTGGGCCGAGCGGATCCTGCCTGCAGCGGTTTGGGGAGCGGGGGGAGACGGACGACGATGTCAAGTACCCGCTTGATGTGACGGTCACTTCGGACGGGCACGTGGTGGTCACCGACGGTGGGGACCGCTCGGTGAAGGCCTTTGATTTTGAGGGAAGGGGGGTCCTGGCTGTCCGGGAAGGTTTCTGTTTGCCCTGGGGCTTGGATGCCACCCCAGAGAATGAAGTAATCCTGACAGACTCGGAGGCAGGTGCTCTGTACCGCCTGACAGCTGACTTCAAGAAGGGGAAATTCAAGATGTGTCAGATGATCTGGTCTCAGCTCACCTGCCCCAGGGGCGTTGCAGTCTCCCAGACCTCGGGTGCTATCGTGGTGATAGAGCACCTGAGAGCTCAAGGACACATCGGCAGCACCCGAGTGAAGATATTCAGTGCAGAGATGGATCTCATCGGACAGGTGGATAGCTTCGGTCTGAGCCTCGTTTTCCCCTCCAAAATACATGCTACAGCCGTGGCCTTTGACAAAGATGACCACATTACAGTAACAGATGTCTATAGCCAAGCTGTAATATCCTTAGGGAAACCTGAGGAGTTTCCCATCTTTAACCCTCTCATTAGCTATGGGCTTTTTTATCCTGTAGGTCTGACGTACACAGCAAACAATTCCCTGGCAGTTCTAGACAGCGGTGATcattcaataaaaatatatagctCCACCTGA